Proteins encoded in a region of the Planococcus shixiaomingii genome:
- a CDS encoding GNAT family N-acetyltransferase has product MEIIKQEVQEDRDFIRSKVIEHNMTSLPDEAKSPKEQVSFIARNDNGEIIGGVTGTSFWRQMHVDFLWVDPAERGQGIAEQLMHQLEDYSRSLACRLMIVETFSFQAPNFYKKLGFVEFGVIEDHPAGHSFHYFEKRLIK; this is encoded by the coding sequence ATGGAAATCATTAAACAAGAAGTGCAAGAAGACCGAGATTTTATACGTTCGAAAGTGATTGAACACAATATGACCAGCTTGCCGGATGAAGCGAAATCTCCGAAAGAACAAGTGAGTTTTATCGCGCGCAATGATAACGGAGAGATTATTGGCGGGGTTACCGGTACAAGTTTTTGGCGCCAAATGCACGTCGATTTTCTGTGGGTGGATCCAGCAGAGCGGGGGCAGGGGATTGCTGAACAATTGATGCACCAACTCGAAGACTATTCGCGTTCACTCGCTTGCCGTTTAATGATTGTGGAAACCTTCAGTTTTCAGGCGCCGAATTTTTACAAGAAATTGGGGTTTGTTGAATTCGGTGTAATTGAAGATCATCCCGCAGGACACAGTTTCCACTATTTCGAAAAAAGGTTAATTAAATAA
- a CDS encoding SurA N-terminal domain-containing protein: MIKKMKFALAPILLSLTLGACSDKEETAPKEEAAPEAAEQKEAASAEQPASKLELPANDEVAVVVNGEDVKGNIYSSVARQLETSIAAEGQDTSDAKAAEQVKSQAISVIVGNKLIIQDAEKKGHKADETALKERMEEMKGQFENEEAMNKTLKSTGYSMEDLENQLREQLVYESYVAEEIESGKVTDEEVQKAYDGYVETSEQKAPAFKEMEPTIRQSLEQQKIQDAVFERIEELKKDAKIDVKI; encoded by the coding sequence ATGATAAAAAAAATGAAATTCGCTTTAGCCCCTATTCTTTTATCGTTAACGCTTGGGGCATGTTCAGATAAAGAAGAAACGGCACCAAAAGAAGAAGCGGCGCCAGAAGCAGCAGAACAAAAAGAAGCGGCTTCAGCAGAACAGCCAGCCAGCAAATTAGAATTGCCAGCCAATGACGAGGTAGCAGTGGTGGTCAATGGAGAAGACGTGAAAGGGAACATTTACAGCAGTGTCGCCCGCCAGTTGGAAACTTCTATTGCTGCCGAAGGCCAGGATACTAGCGATGCAAAAGCTGCAGAACAAGTGAAATCCCAGGCTATTTCAGTAATTGTCGGTAATAAGCTCATTATTCAAGATGCAGAAAAGAAAGGCCATAAAGCCGATGAAACTGCACTAAAAGAGCGCATGGAAGAAATGAAAGGCCAGTTTGAAAACGAAGAAGCCATGAACAAGACACTGAAATCGACTGGCTATTCGATGGAAGACTTGGAAAACCAGCTACGCGAACAACTCGTCTATGAAAGCTATGTGGCTGAAGAAATTGAAAGCGGCAAAGTGACAGATGAAGAAGTGCAAAAAGCATATGATGGTTATGTAGAAACATCAGAACAAAAAGCTCCTGCTTTCAAGGAAATGGAACCAACCATCCGCCAATCGCTGGAACAGCAAAAAATACAAGATGCTGTATTTGAACGCATTGAAGAATTGAAAAAAGACGCGAAGATCGACGTGAAAATCTAA
- a CDS encoding NAD(P)/FAD-dependent oxidoreductase, which translates to MIYDCAIIGGGPAGLNAALVLGRSRRNTVLFDDNSGRNLVTRESHGFLTRDGIQPEEFKRLARQDIAKYDCVEMKKKMIVHVERLSKTHYELTTEDGEAFHSTKIILAAGVKEQLPNIPDIEKFYGTSLYSCPYCDGWELQDQPLAVIADKNVYELAKKVYTWSRDLIVFTNGIGRLEEAEKAKLIKHGIKVYEDILGGLEGENGQLRSVRLEDGTLIDRIGGFITPAWSHSTPFADELGCEQNSYGGIKTDEYGRTNIWNVYAAGDASLIVPSQLVIAAGEGSAAAIGVNGDLTNEFFTAEEQ; encoded by the coding sequence ATGATATACGATTGCGCAATTATTGGGGGTGGGCCTGCTGGCCTGAATGCAGCTTTGGTTTTAGGGAGATCAAGACGGAATACCGTTCTTTTTGACGACAATAGTGGACGCAATTTGGTGACAAGAGAATCGCATGGGTTTCTTACGCGGGATGGTATCCAACCAGAAGAATTCAAACGGCTAGCGCGGCAAGATATAGCAAAATACGATTGCGTGGAAATGAAGAAAAAGATGATTGTGCACGTTGAACGTTTAAGCAAGACGCATTATGAACTGACAACAGAAGATGGCGAGGCCTTCCACAGCACTAAAATTATTTTGGCGGCGGGAGTGAAAGAACAGCTGCCAAATATTCCGGATATCGAGAAGTTTTACGGCACGAGTTTATACAGCTGCCCGTACTGCGACGGGTGGGAGCTGCAGGATCAGCCTCTTGCAGTGATTGCGGATAAGAACGTTTATGAGCTCGCTAAAAAAGTGTATACATGGAGCCGAGATTTGATTGTGTTCACCAATGGCATTGGCCGGCTTGAAGAAGCTGAAAAAGCGAAGTTGATCAAACATGGAATCAAAGTTTATGAGGATATCCTTGGAGGGCTGGAAGGCGAGAATGGACAATTACGCAGCGTCAGACTTGAAGACGGTACGTTAATTGATCGGATAGGCGGCTTTATAACCCCGGCTTGGAGCCATTCTACTCCTTTTGCCGATGAGCTGGGCTGTGAGCAAAACAGCTATGGCGGCATCAAGACAGATGAATATGGTCGGACCAACATTTGGAACGTCTATGCTGCAGGAGACGCTTCACTTATCGTCCCTTCGCAACTCGTTATTGCGGCTGGAGAAGGAAGTGCTGCAGCGATCGGCGTCAATGGCGATTTGACAAATGAATTTTTTACAGCTGAGGAACAATAG
- a CDS encoding SDR family oxidoreductase, protein MNVLVIGANGQVGQKIVKALSESKHEAVAMVRKEEQVDKLKELGASRVVLGDLEKDFSDAYKDVDAVIFAAGSGGSTGADKTLTIDLWGAVKAAKYAEEKGVKRFVQLSSMGSDNPDAGGEEMKPYLVAKRTADELLLNTGLDYTIVRPGALADEEPIGKIEIAEDGFSSMAGRSITRSDVAALLVDVLDRNNTHHKIFEVLQGDKPIEEALKSL, encoded by the coding sequence ATGAACGTACTAGTTATCGGTGCAAATGGACAAGTTGGCCAAAAGATAGTCAAGGCATTGTCCGAGTCAAAACACGAAGCAGTAGCCATGGTTCGCAAAGAAGAACAGGTGGACAAATTAAAAGAACTGGGCGCATCGCGCGTAGTTCTTGGCGACTTGGAAAAAGATTTTAGTGATGCTTATAAAGATGTAGATGCTGTCATTTTCGCGGCCGGTTCCGGCGGTTCTACTGGTGCGGACAAAACGTTGACCATCGATTTGTGGGGTGCCGTCAAAGCGGCCAAGTATGCCGAAGAAAAAGGCGTCAAGCGTTTTGTGCAATTGAGTTCGATGGGTTCCGACAATCCGGATGCGGGCGGAGAGGAAATGAAGCCATATCTTGTAGCTAAACGGACAGCAGATGAGCTTTTGCTGAATACCGGCCTTGATTACACAATTGTCCGGCCTGGTGCATTGGCGGATGAAGAGCCCATTGGCAAAATCGAAATAGCTGAAGACGGGTTCTCTTCCATGGCGGGTCGTTCGATTACCCGATCAGACGTGGCGGCCCTTCTCGTCGATGTACTGGACCGCAACAATACCCATCACAAAATTTTTGAAGTCCTGCAAGGAGATAAACCAATTGAAGAGGCATTAAAATCCTTATAG
- a CDS encoding dimethylarginine dimethylaminohydrolase family protein — MLTNTKESSAVGCENEYAPLRRVILCPPRFMEIKEVINEVQENYKDENIDIKKALEQHSAFVKALEQNGIETVLLKPATQFPEQVFTRDIAFTIGEKVFLGSMASEIRKGEEKNLKQWLENQRIAFEQLSGTPVEGGDVLLDRAKVFVGISSRTSEQAIQELEQNLPNHRVLPIPFDDKYLHLDCVFNILSPTEALVFPEAFSCQTINLLAEHYDLIRVSREEQFSLGVNVLSIGNKHVFSQPQNVKVNQQLISRGYRVIEIDFSEIIKSGGAFRCCTMPLVRE, encoded by the coding sequence ATGTTAACCAATACAAAAGAATCATCTGCTGTGGGATGTGAAAATGAATATGCTCCATTGCGCCGAGTCATTTTATGTCCGCCTCGTTTTATGGAAATTAAAGAAGTGATCAATGAAGTGCAAGAAAATTACAAAGATGAAAATATTGACATCAAAAAAGCGCTGGAGCAGCATTCAGCATTTGTGAAAGCATTGGAGCAAAATGGTATTGAGACAGTTCTTCTTAAGCCGGCCACTCAATTTCCCGAACAGGTTTTTACCCGTGATATCGCTTTTACAATCGGCGAAAAAGTTTTTTTAGGTTCAATGGCGTCAGAAATCCGAAAAGGCGAAGAAAAAAATTTAAAGCAGTGGCTTGAAAACCAACGGATTGCGTTTGAACAGCTCTCAGGTACCCCTGTAGAAGGCGGCGATGTATTATTGGACCGCGCTAAGGTCTTTGTGGGGATCAGTTCACGGACATCTGAGCAGGCCATCCAGGAACTGGAGCAAAATCTGCCTAATCATCGAGTGTTGCCCATACCTTTCGACGACAAATACTTGCACCTCGATTGCGTCTTCAACATCCTATCGCCTACAGAAGCCCTTGTTTTTCCAGAAGCTTTCAGCTGCCAAACCATTAACTTGCTTGCTGAACACTATGACTTGATCCGCGTAAGCCGCGAAGAACAATTTTCGCTTGGCGTCAACGTTTTATCCATTGGGAACAAACATGTTTTTAGCCAGCCGCAAAACGTTAAAGTCAATCAACAACTCATCTCCCGTGGCTACCGCGTAATCGAAATCGACTTCTCGGAAATCATCAAATCCGGCGGCGCCTTTCGCTGCTGTACGATGCCGCTTGTCCGGGAATGA
- a CDS encoding ABC transporter ATP-binding protein has translation MSIDYKPAVHFNHVSYSIGGNRILKNITGSFPEGKITTLVGPSGAGKTTLLKLCNGLLSPNLGELYIKGKPIEDYEPTELRRLVGIALQSAPMISGTVYENLALPKKLQGKTLAEEEAKQLLHDVGLDDGLLNRKVHDLSGGQQQKVSIARTLVNQPGILLLDEITSSLDQTSLKEIEELIAKINHKYGTTIIWITHNLQQALEIGDFTWVMMEGEVIETGRSELLKSPATDKVKRFVKGGAV, from the coding sequence ATGTCGATCGATTATAAACCAGCTGTCCATTTCAATCACGTCAGTTACTCGATTGGCGGCAACCGAATATTAAAAAACATCACCGGCTCATTTCCAGAAGGTAAAATCACGACATTGGTTGGACCGTCTGGTGCCGGCAAAACTACTTTATTGAAATTGTGCAACGGGTTATTGTCGCCGAATTTAGGAGAACTTTATATTAAAGGTAAGCCCATCGAAGACTATGAACCGACTGAGTTGCGCCGCCTTGTCGGAATCGCGTTGCAAAGCGCGCCGATGATCAGCGGAACTGTGTATGAAAACCTGGCGTTGCCGAAAAAGCTTCAAGGCAAAACACTGGCTGAAGAAGAGGCGAAACAACTCCTGCATGATGTGGGATTGGATGATGGTTTGCTAAACCGGAAAGTCCACGATCTATCCGGCGGCCAGCAGCAGAAAGTTTCCATCGCGCGCACATTAGTGAACCAGCCGGGTATTTTATTGCTCGATGAAATAACCTCGTCATTGGACCAAACCTCTTTAAAGGAAATCGAAGAGCTCATTGCTAAGATCAACCACAAATACGGAACTACAATTATATGGATTACCCATAACTTGCAACAGGCATTGGAAATTGGGGATTTTACTTGGGTGATGATGGAAGGTGAAGTGATTGAAACCGGCAGAAGCGAACTCCTGAAGTCGCCCGCAACGGATAAAGTCAAACGCTTTGTAAAGGGGGGAGCGGTATGA
- a CDS encoding GTP cyclohydrolase II yields the protein MLNMKLEPKVFEVLKDKIQLIKSDEGAIYLVGPIRLPVNLYDETVVFDWYCWLNYDEVTEDYESIIEKLSSSNLAEYQQSSVLVYGDFEQADDALIRMHSICHTGDIFGSKRCDCGFQLKQSMKQIVQSGTGALFYLANHEGRGIGLFSKAMAYVLQENGYDTVEANESLGFVDDSRNYGDAIAVLKTLRSKPVSLITNNPKKLAALEEAGLPLSGRTSIWGDESEFNSGYLQTKINRSGHLKNEEDPVDVTP from the coding sequence ATGTTAAATATGAAACTTGAACCAAAAGTTTTTGAAGTGTTAAAAGATAAAATTCAACTTATTAAATCCGATGAAGGCGCGATCTATTTGGTTGGCCCAATTCGCTTGCCAGTCAATTTGTACGACGAAACAGTCGTATTCGACTGGTATTGCTGGCTCAATTACGATGAAGTTACCGAAGACTATGAAAGCATCATTGAAAAACTTTCTTCTTCCAACTTGGCTGAATATCAGCAATCCAGTGTATTGGTCTATGGCGACTTTGAACAAGCAGATGATGCTTTGATCCGCATGCACTCCATTTGCCATACCGGCGATATTTTCGGCAGCAAACGCTGTGACTGTGGCTTCCAATTGAAACAATCAATGAAACAAATTGTGCAATCCGGTACTGGCGCCTTGTTTTATTTGGCAAATCACGAAGGACGCGGCATTGGCCTTTTCAGCAAAGCGATGGCTTATGTTCTTCAAGAAAACGGCTACGATACAGTTGAAGCGAATGAAAGCTTAGGATTTGTCGATGACTCGCGGAACTACGGAGATGCTATTGCCGTTTTGAAAACGTTGCGCTCTAAACCTGTTTCACTTATCACCAATAATCCAAAGAAATTGGCTGCCTTAGAAGAAGCCGGTCTGCCGCTTAGCGGAAGAACATCTATTTGGGGAGACGAATCCGAATTCAATTCGGGTTACCTGCAAACTAAAATCAACCGCTCCGGCCATTTAAAAAATGAGGAGGACCCTGTCGATGTCACACCATGA
- the hisC gene encoding histidinol-phosphate transaminase, producing MSQTNNIRPRKTLDAIEPYSPGKPIWEVQKELGLERVIKLASNENPLGPSPKALEAIRNGLAELNRYPDADASVLKQAIAAEYGVAPQQVIPTNGADELITLISEAFLEAGDEVIVPSPSFSEYDFGAHIMGATVVPVPFAKDFQYDVDAIIEAVTEKTKLVYICTPNNPTGTYIAKADIEKLLKAVKGALIVFDAAYSHFADEADYTNGIEFVQAGYPVLTLQTFSKIYGIAGIRVGYGIAPEFIIQAILKVKEPFNVNSLAQIAATAAIGDTEHVRSSQEVNKAGREQLYKTFDDLGLDYTKSLGNFVLVHVGPEGEKLYKELMAKGVIVRYGKTWGLPEHIRVSVGTPEENAFFGEVLTGLLAKQV from the coding sequence ATGTCACAGACAAACAACATTCGACCACGCAAGACGTTAGATGCGATCGAACCTTATTCACCCGGCAAGCCGATATGGGAAGTGCAAAAAGAATTAGGGTTGGAGCGTGTCATTAAGCTGGCTTCTAACGAAAACCCGCTTGGGCCATCACCGAAAGCGCTTGAAGCGATTAGAAACGGATTAGCGGAACTGAACCGTTACCCAGATGCGGATGCATCCGTTTTAAAGCAAGCCATTGCCGCCGAATATGGCGTTGCCCCACAGCAAGTGATTCCAACTAATGGAGCAGATGAACTCATTACATTGATATCCGAGGCATTTCTGGAAGCAGGAGACGAAGTGATTGTTCCTTCGCCGTCTTTCAGTGAATATGATTTTGGTGCCCACATCATGGGGGCGACTGTGGTTCCGGTGCCGTTCGCAAAAGATTTTCAATATGATGTGGATGCAATCATTGAAGCAGTTACAGAAAAAACGAAATTAGTTTATATTTGTACGCCAAACAATCCGACTGGCACATATATCGCGAAAGCGGATATTGAAAAGTTATTGAAGGCAGTTAAAGGAGCGCTTATTGTGTTTGATGCTGCATACAGCCACTTTGCTGACGAAGCGGATTACACGAACGGCATTGAATTTGTCCAGGCCGGATATCCGGTACTGACACTCCAGACATTCTCTAAAATTTACGGCATTGCAGGAATTCGTGTCGGTTATGGCATTGCGCCGGAATTTATTATACAGGCGATTTTGAAAGTGAAAGAACCTTTCAACGTCAATAGTTTGGCTCAAATAGCAGCAACTGCTGCCATTGGCGATACGGAACACGTCCGCTCATCCCAAGAAGTTAATAAAGCGGGAAGAGAGCAATTATACAAAACCTTTGATGACCTTGGTTTGGATTATACAAAGAGCTTAGGCAATTTTGTGCTCGTTCATGTAGGTCCGGAAGGCGAAAAGCTTTATAAAGAATTAATGGCAAAAGGCGTTATCGTCCGCTACGGAAAAACATGGGGATTGCCGGAACATATCCGTGTATCGGTAGGGACACCAGAAGAAAATGCGTTTTTCGGAGAAGTATTAACCGGATTATTGGCCAAACAAGTATAA
- a CDS encoding ferritin encodes MLPAKLTLALNDQFNNELQAAHSYTAMAAYFSKKGYHGFANFYLVQSREEHFHAMKFYDFLVTMDEKPVLQALREPKNHFVDAMDVLESSLAQEKDVTSHIYALVTLAADLQEHATASFLDWFIEEQMEEEKLFRDIITRMKNITEGGEYFLKMNDEFATRRMEE; translated from the coding sequence ATGTTACCAGCAAAATTGACATTAGCTTTAAATGATCAGTTCAATAATGAATTACAAGCGGCGCATTCTTACACAGCAATGGCAGCCTATTTTTCAAAAAAAGGGTATCATGGTTTCGCCAATTTCTATTTAGTGCAATCAAGAGAAGAACATTTTCATGCTATGAAATTTTACGATTTCCTAGTCACAATGGATGAAAAACCGGTTCTGCAAGCATTGAGAGAGCCGAAAAATCATTTCGTGGACGCGATGGACGTATTGGAAAGTTCATTGGCCCAAGAAAAAGATGTGACGAGCCATATATATGCGCTTGTCACATTAGCTGCTGATCTTCAGGAACACGCCACCGCATCCTTTTTAGACTGGTTCATCGAAGAACAGATGGAAGAAGAAAAGCTGTTTCGCGATATCATTACGCGGATGAAGAATATTACTGAAGGCGGCGAATACTTCTTGAAAATGAATGATGAATTTGCAACACGAAGAATGGAAGAGTAA
- a CDS encoding nuclear transport factor 2 family protein — MNNVIETADAWVDKVNAQDVEGVLEVSDPNIELIGPRGAGFGHDLLVQWMENTGVRLHTITRYAKGPHVVYEQEAVWENQDGHVIVYTFMKIKDGKVVGLERFDNIDDAFSTSGLNEENKVA; from the coding sequence ATGAACAACGTGATTGAAACGGCAGATGCTTGGGTCGACAAAGTAAACGCGCAAGATGTGGAAGGCGTGCTGGAGGTTTCTGATCCGAATATCGAATTGATTGGGCCGAGGGGAGCGGGTTTTGGCCATGACTTGCTTGTCCAATGGATGGAGAATACAGGCGTGAGGCTGCACACGATTACCCGTTATGCCAAAGGTCCTCACGTTGTTTATGAACAAGAAGCTGTCTGGGAAAACCAAGACGGACACGTCATCGTCTATACTTTCATGAAAATCAAAGACGGCAAAGTGGTGGGGCTTGAACGATTTGATAATATTGATGACGCGTTTAGCACTAGCGGTTTGAACGAAGAAAATAAGGTAGCATAA
- a CDS encoding DUF6509 family protein, with protein MDITSFSFFEIKDPTGIMVGNRYEFLLDVEVDEDDELYTEGGLELRVILAKDDNGERIAHYNFIDKLSHKALEFGLEDDEEAEILAFCADKL; from the coding sequence ATGGATATAACAAGTTTTAGTTTTTTCGAAATAAAAGACCCGACAGGCATCATGGTCGGCAATCGCTACGAGTTTTTATTGGACGTTGAAGTGGACGAAGACGATGAACTGTATACAGAAGGCGGCCTTGAACTGCGCGTTATTTTGGCAAAAGATGATAATGGGGAGCGCATTGCCCATTACAACTTTATCGACAAGCTATCACACAAAGCGCTTGAATTCGGACTTGAAGACGATGAAGAGGCAGAAATCTTGGCGTTTTGTGCTGATAAACTGTAA
- a CDS encoding 5' nucleotidase, NT5C type, whose product MKFGFDIDDTLIGLREYAFALYQRKLGRTVPLDAFHALNRVEIHEAFGMTDQEGSAMWLDSLEEIYYSECPPYPGAVDYLQQLEREGHEIYYITARTAEHGQKTKEWMKKQGFPVQDDHFFCGMKDAEKVEIIQELQLDYYFDDKPAVIDTLAGGTVNVLVKDQSYNRHLDMPRIKDWADLKELIQTKKA is encoded by the coding sequence ATGAAATTTGGTTTTGATATAGACGATACATTGATTGGCTTGCGTGAATACGCGTTTGCTTTGTACCAGAGAAAGCTGGGGCGTACAGTGCCTTTAGATGCTTTTCATGCATTGAATCGCGTAGAGATACACGAAGCATTCGGCATGACGGACCAAGAAGGCTCTGCTATGTGGCTTGATTCACTTGAAGAGATTTATTACAGCGAATGCCCGCCCTATCCGGGAGCAGTCGATTATTTACAACAGCTTGAAAGGGAAGGCCACGAAATCTACTATATAACGGCGCGCACTGCAGAACACGGACAAAAAACGAAAGAATGGATGAAAAAGCAAGGCTTTCCCGTCCAGGACGATCACTTTTTCTGCGGCATGAAAGATGCTGAAAAAGTAGAGATTATCCAAGAACTGCAATTGGACTATTATTTCGATGATAAGCCCGCCGTCATTGACACTTTAGCTGGCGGCACGGTTAACGTATTGGTTAAAGACCAATCATACAACCGTCATCTGGATATGCCGCGCATTAAAGACTGGGCGGATTTAAAAGAATTGATCCAAACAAAGAAAGCTTAA
- a CDS encoding nucleotide excision repair endonuclease has translation MNMIKIQLPKADVTITQRKQEITGDEAVIKPIVGFIDLHEIPRDKGGIIQFFNHSGELLFVGKARKLRQRVKKHLEDTVSPLKNHREEIHHISVTIVEDPMERDIYETYLINTEKAKYNVDKVFYKD, from the coding sequence ATAAACATGATTAAAATCCAATTACCAAAAGCGGATGTGACAATTACACAACGCAAACAAGAAATCACTGGAGACGAAGCAGTCATTAAACCGATTGTTGGTTTTATCGATTTGCATGAAATCCCGCGCGATAAAGGCGGCATCATCCAGTTTTTCAACCATAGCGGCGAGTTGTTGTTTGTCGGGAAAGCCCGCAAGCTTCGTCAGCGCGTGAAAAAACATTTGGAAGATACGGTTTCACCATTGAAAAACCATCGCGAAGAAATTCATCATATTTCAGTGACGATTGTTGAAGATCCAATGGAACGCGACATTTACGAAACGTATTTGATCAATACTGAAAAAGCAAAATACAACGTAGATAAAGTATTTTACAAAGACTAA
- the ribD gene encoding bifunctional diaminohydroxyphosphoribosylaminopyrimidine deaminase/5-amino-6-(5-phosphoribosylamino)uracil reductase RibD, with translation MSHHEFYMDLALTNAQTMKGQTDPNPLVGSVIVNDQRIVGIGAHMKAGEPHAEIHAIRMAGESAQGGTIYVTLEPCSHHGRTGPCAQAIIDAGIRKVVIATLDPNPIVSGNGVKMLENAGIEVIVGIREEESRKMNEVFNKFIVEKQPFVTLKAASTLDGKIATHSLDSKWITSPDARQDVHQLRNEHMSILVGVGTVIEDDPELTARIPNGRNPLRIVLDSKLRIPMESKVLNDGLAETWIFTSQHYDHQKRKELEDLGVSIFETSGEIRVDVQDVVRTLGEKFISSLFIEGGGTINAAFLEQGLIDKVVLYFAPKLIGGKEAPTFLEGTGFDLMKDAVELTNGEFTKIGKDFRFTGYPLKQGADK, from the coding sequence ATGTCACACCATGAATTTTACATGGATTTGGCCCTAACCAATGCCCAGACGATGAAAGGGCAAACAGATCCGAACCCACTCGTCGGTTCTGTCATCGTCAATGACCAGCGCATCGTCGGAATCGGCGCTCACATGAAAGCTGGTGAACCGCATGCGGAAATCCACGCGATTCGAATGGCCGGAGAATCAGCACAAGGCGGTACAATCTACGTCACTTTAGAGCCTTGCTCGCATCATGGGCGAACCGGCCCATGTGCCCAAGCTATTATTGATGCTGGAATCCGCAAAGTCGTCATCGCAACACTGGACCCCAATCCCATTGTTTCCGGAAACGGCGTGAAAATGCTGGAGAATGCCGGCATTGAAGTAATTGTGGGGATCCGCGAAGAAGAATCCAGGAAGATGAACGAAGTATTCAACAAGTTCATCGTTGAAAAGCAACCGTTTGTGACGCTAAAAGCCGCGTCTACGTTAGATGGTAAAATTGCGACCCATTCACTGGACAGCAAATGGATCACTTCACCCGACGCCCGGCAGGATGTGCACCAATTAAGAAATGAACATATGTCGATTTTGGTAGGCGTTGGCACCGTAATTGAAGACGATCCGGAATTGACTGCGCGCATTCCTAACGGCCGCAACCCTTTGCGCATCGTTCTCGATTCGAAACTTCGGATTCCAATGGAATCAAAAGTTTTGAATGACGGCTTGGCCGAAACCTGGATTTTCACGAGCCAACATTACGACCATCAGAAACGCAAAGAACTTGAAGATTTGGGCGTATCCATTTTTGAAACAAGCGGGGAAATTCGTGTGGATGTGCAAGATGTGGTTCGCACGCTTGGCGAAAAATTCATCTCTTCCCTCTTTATCGAAGGCGGCGGCACAATCAATGCCGCGTTTCTCGAACAAGGACTGATCGATAAAGTCGTTTTGTATTTTGCGCCAAAATTAATCGGCGGCAAAGAAGCTCCGACTTTCCTAGAAGGAACCGGATTCGACTTGATGAAAGACGCTGTGGAATTAACAAACGGGGAGTTCACAAAAATCGGGAAGGATTTCCGGTTTACGGGATATCCTCTAAAGCAAGGAGCAGACAAATGA
- a CDS encoding DUF948 domain-containing protein, whose protein sequence is MSPSIWLYIALAIFIVALIIVGIGVGIFIKGIKEPLKEMKGSANNLKERTDKLNLEATSLQHHVNELKEDMQAKSEKVSMLLDAARGTKNSVLDLNSSVRRITVNIASEVDNDKGNIAQINQWSIATADLLELRGFLKTRKDTYSTHSSIPQIENKQQ, encoded by the coding sequence ATGAGCCCGTCAATCTGGCTTTACATAGCGCTCGCAATCTTTATAGTGGCGCTGATCATAGTAGGAATTGGAGTTGGCATTTTCATAAAAGGGATCAAGGAACCATTGAAAGAGATGAAAGGTTCAGCAAATAACTTGAAAGAGCGAACAGACAAGCTTAACTTAGAAGCTACAAGCCTGCAGCATCATGTGAACGAACTGAAAGAAGACATGCAAGCGAAATCTGAAAAAGTTAGCATGCTGCTTGATGCGGCAAGAGGCACAAAGAACTCGGTGCTCGACTTAAATTCTTCTGTCCGAAGAATTACAGTCAATATTGCTTCAGAAGTGGACAATGACAAAGGAAATATTGCACAAATCAATCAGTGGAGCATTGCGACAGCCGACCTTCTAGAATTACGGGGATTCTTGAAGACCCGTAAAGACACTTATTCTACCCACTCTTCAATACCACAGATTGAAAATAAACAGCAGTAA